TGCAGACCATCGTCAAGCACCAGACGCTCGCGGTGAACCTGCCGATGCGGCTGCGCTGGAACTTTCACCGCGTGATGCTGGGCCAGAGCATGGCCTTCTACCAGGACGAGTTCGCGGGCCGCATCACGGCCAAGGTGATGCAGACCGCGCTCGCGGTGCGCGACACGCTCTTCGTGCTGGCCGACGTGGTGGTGGCCATGGGCGTGTACGTGGCGACCATCATCGTGCTGGTGAGCGTGCTCGACGTGCAGCTGGTGCTGCCGTTCATCGTCTGGCTGGTGCTGTATGCCGCCTCGCTGATGTTCTTCGTGCCGCGCCTGGGCAAAGTGGGCAAGGCGCAGGCCGATGCGCGGGCATTGATGACCGGCCGCGTCACCGATGCCTACACCAACATCGCGACCGTCAAGCTCTTCTCCCACACGCAGCGCGAGGCCGGCTTTGCGCGCGAGGCCATGCGCGAGTTCATGTACACCGGCTACGGGCAGATGCGGCTGGTGAGCGCCTTCGAGATCGTCAACCACACGCTCAGCATGGGGCTGACGGCGGGCATGGCCGGCACCGCGCTGTGGCTCTGGTCGAACGGCACGGTGGGCGTGGGCGCCGTGGCCGCGGCCACCGCCATGGCGTTGCGGCTGCAGGGCATGTCGCACTGGATCATGTGGGAGATGACCAGCCTGTTCGAGAACATCGGCACCGTGCAGGACGGCATGAAGACTCTGTCGCGCCCGCGCACCGTGCTCGACGCGCCCGATGCCGCCGTGCTCGAGGTGCCGCGCGGCGAGGTGCGCTTCGAGCATGCGAGCTTCCGCTACGCGGATGCGGGCCGCCGCGTCATCGACGACCTGAACCTGGTCGTGCGGCCCGGCGAGAAGATCGGCCTTGTGGGCCGCTCGGGCGCGGGCAAGTCGACGCTGGTGAACCTGCTGCTGCGCTTTCATGACCTGGAGAGCGGCCGCATCCTGATCGACGGGCAGGACATCGCGCATGTGACCCAGGATTCGCTGCGCAGCCACATCGGCATGGTCACGCAGGACACTTCGCTCATGCACCGCTCGGTGGCCGACAACATCGCCTACGGCCGGCCCGATGCGACCGAGGCGCAGATCGAAGCCGCCGCCGGCCGCGCCGAGGCGCACGAATTCATCCAGTCGCTGGGCGACGCGAGCGGACGGCGCGGCTACCAGGCGCATGTGGGCGAGCGCGGCGTCAAGCTCTCGGGCGGCCAGCGCCAGCGCGTGGCCATTGCCCGCGTGATGCTGAAGGACGCGCCGATCCTGCTGCTCGACGAGGCCACCAGCGCACTCGACTCCGAAGTGGAAACCGCCATCCAGCAAAGCCTCTACCGGCTGATGGAAGGCAAGACGGTGATCGCGATCGCGCACCGCCTCTCGACCATCGCGGCCATGGACCGGCTCATCGTGCTGGACGGAGGCCGCGTGGTGGAAGAAGGCGACCACCGCTCGCTGATGGCGAAAGGCGGGCTCTACGCACGGCTGTGGGCCCACCAGAGCGGCGGCTTCCTGGGGGATTCGCTCGACGAAGACGACGAGGCGCTGCGGGCTTGAGCGCTTCTTGTCAGCAAGCGTTACTGAGATGCGGCCAGCTTGTCGCGGATGAGGTGGCGCGGTCACGGCGCTCGGCCAGGTCTTCGCAAGTCCTACAGCACAGGCCGCCCCTCGCCGACAGCAGGCAGCCTCCCTGGGCGCCATGCTGAAGCTGTCGTCATCAACGAGGAGTTCCCCCGTGAGTTCAATCATCTATATCGTCGGTCTGATCGTGGTTGTCGTGGCCGTGCTGTCGTTCTTCGGCCTTCGCTGAGACCGCGCACGCGTTTTCGACTCGCACGCTGAACCATAGCGGGGCCGTAAGAGGCCCCGTTTCTCATGGGTCCTTCGCAGCGCGCCGGGCATAATTTGCGCGCCCCGGTCTCCCCCGGGGCGCCAAAAGCGAAGGG
The Variovorax sp. OAS795 genome window above contains:
- a CDS encoding ABC transporter ATP-binding protein; translation: MFRFFEKLLHPYPAAEPSPPPAGLFAFLWACTHGLRLKMAAMAALTAVISTFEALLFAVLGRIVDWLGGQVPARLWAERGDTLMGLAALLVISIAVVALQTIVKHQTLAVNLPMRLRWNFHRVMLGQSMAFYQDEFAGRITAKVMQTALAVRDTLFVLADVVVAMGVYVATIIVLVSVLDVQLVLPFIVWLVLYAASLMFFVPRLGKVGKAQADARALMTGRVTDAYTNIATVKLFSHTQREAGFAREAMREFMYTGYGQMRLVSAFEIVNHTLSMGLTAGMAGTALWLWSNGTVGVGAVAAATAMALRLQGMSHWIMWEMTSLFENIGTVQDGMKTLSRPRTVLDAPDAAVLEVPRGEVRFEHASFRYADAGRRVIDDLNLVVRPGEKIGLVGRSGAGKSTLVNLLLRFHDLESGRILIDGQDIAHVTQDSLRSHIGMVTQDTSLMHRSVADNIAYGRPDATEAQIEAAAGRAEAHEFIQSLGDASGRRGYQAHVGERGVKLSGGQRQRVAIARVMLKDAPILLLDEATSALDSEVETAIQQSLYRLMEGKTVIAIAHRLSTIAAMDRLIVLDGGRVVEEGDHRSLMAKGGLYARLWAHQSGGFLGDSLDEDDEALRA